In the genome of Amphiura filiformis chromosome 4, Afil_fr2py, whole genome shotgun sequence, one region contains:
- the LOC140149537 gene encoding LOW QUALITY PROTEIN: ribosomal L1 domain-containing protein 1-like (The sequence of the model RefSeq protein was modified relative to this genomic sequence to represent the inferred CDS: inserted 1 base in 1 codon): MAGVESDSLPEHRQSKLDTKKVKEAVAALLAYHKKTTGEQKKEELLLNEASVIQLQLAVWKITXEKARTIKINLPHPAHTSSTEACLFAKDLEGKSKEESADHYNQLLQEKGVSGIGEVIPLKTYKTEYKPFIARRQLANKYDMFLADERIFRLMHAHLGKEFYKKKKYPVCVCLTKQNLKDEIEGAVNASYFILSHRGDCNHFKVGHTDMTADQVVENIMAGVQCMVENITKGWPNVKALYVKTKRSISLPIYTSLVFQDWAKDIAVDNTDVVRLKKQVASSEDTAADAKKMPSSTKKTPAVDSKKITASTKKEAKKRVLSEKPQANKKEGPSSPTKAKKIKLSKRRLSGRALKKIRMKKEGTEGSSTSLKSAGLKKKSSKIVKQEVLKKKSKMASKDVSVKASKVVKEKSVVGIKQPTKTVGSKRKVETPKTTKKGKALSKKQSLSATSS; encoded by the exons ATGGCTGGCGTGGAAAGCGATTCGTTGCCCGAACATCGGCAAAGTAAACTGGATACAAAAAAG GTTAAGGAAGCTGTGGCAGCCTTACTCGCCTATCATAAGAAAACTACTGGGGAACAGAAGAAGGAAGAATTGCTGCTAAATGAAGCCAGTGTCATCCAACTCCAACTGGCAGTGTGGAAAATAA GAGAGAAAGCAAGAACAATTAAAAT TAATCTACCACATCCAGCTCACACCAGCTCGACAGAAGCATGTCTGTTTGCCAAAGATCTGGAAGGGAAAAGCAAAGAGGAAAGTGCTGATCATTATAATCAGTTGCTTCAAGAAAAGGGTGTCTCGGGCATTGGTGAG gtgattccattgaaaaccTACAAGACAGAATACAAACCTTTCATAGCCAGGAGACAGTTGGCCAACAAGTATGACATGTTCCTTGCCGACGAGAGGATATTCAGACTTATGCACGCACACCTGGGGAAAGAATTCTATAAAAAGAAGAA GTATCCAGTATGTGTATGCTTGACCAAACAGAACTTGAAAGATGAGATTGAAGGTGCCGTTAATGCTTCCTACTTCATCTTGTCCCATAGAGGGGACTGCAA TCACTTCAAGGTTGGACACACTGATATGACAGCAGACCAGGTGGTAGAGAACATCATGGCTGGTGTACAGTGTATGGTTGAGAACATCACTAAAGGCTGGCCTAATGTGAAGGCGTTGTATGTGAAGACCAAGAGGTCCATATCGCTGCCCATCTACACTTCGCTGGTGTTCCAGGACTGGGCCAAAGACATTGCGGTTGACAACACCGATGTTGTCAGAC TTAAAAAGCAAGTAGCATCATCAGAGGACACTGCAGCAGATGCAAAGAAGATGCCATCAAGTACAAAGAAGACACCTGCAGTAGATTCAAAGAAGATCACAGCCAGTACAAAGAAGGAAG CTAAAAAACGGGTACTTTCAGAGAAGCCACAAGCCAACAAGAAAGAAGGTCCATCAAGCCCaacaaaagcaaagaaaatcaaaCTGTCAAAAAGACGTCTGTCAGGCAGGGCCCTCAAGAAAATCAGGATGAAGAAAGAAGGGACTGAAGGTTCAAGCACTTCACTCAAATCTGCTGGACTAAAAAAGAAATCAAGTAAAATTGTTAAACAGGAAGTTCTTAagaaaaaatccaagatggcttcTAAGGATGTTAGTGTAAAAGCATCCAAAGTTGTCAAGGAGAAATCAGTTGTTGGAATCAAGCAGCCTACTAAGACAGTTGGGTCAAAAAGGAAAGTTGAAACGCCTAAAACAACCAAGAAAGGCAAAGCATTGAGTAAGAAACAGAGCTTATCGGCAACTAGCAGTTGA